Proteins from one Dysgonomonas sp. HDW5A genomic window:
- a CDS encoding outer membrane protein: MKKLLLTVALVASTLGVFAQSEKGEKSLVGNIGVQSDPGRFLIGAQGRYVIADKIRLAPDVMFIFPKDKVTGLDVNLNVHYVFDNVAENISVYPLAGIAMQNGRFSGNTINGVKFGSTSFTDWGFNLGAGGSYELGGNRFANIELKYTFSDADCFTLALGYGFKF, encoded by the coding sequence ATGAAAAAATTATTATTGACAGTGGCACTTGTTGCCAGTACATTAGGAGTATTTGCTCAAAGTGAAAAAGGAGAAAAGTCTCTTGTTGGAAATATCGGAGTGCAGTCAGATCCCGGGCGTTTTCTTATCGGAGCTCAAGGTAGATATGTGATTGCTGATAAAATACGTTTGGCTCCAGATGTTATGTTTATATTTCCAAAGGACAAGGTTACAGGATTGGATGTGAATCTAAATGTACACTATGTGTTCGATAATGTAGCAGAGAATATCTCAGTATATCCATTAGCAGGTATCGCTATGCAGAATGGAAGATTTTCTGGAAATACAATCAATGGTGTGAAATTTGGTTCTACCAGTTTTACTGACTGGGGTTTCAACTTAGGAGCCGGTGGTAGTTACGAATTGGGTGGAAACCGTTTTGCCAATATCGAACTTAAATACACGTTTAGCGATGCAGATTGCTTTACTTTAGCTTTGGGGTACGGATTTAAATTCTAA